A stretch of DNA from Candidatus Fonsibacter ubiquis:
GAACCCAATAAAAAAATATCTGAAGTTATGACTTCTCCAGTTATTTTTGTGTATGAAGATGACCTTCTTTTCCATGCGGTAGGAAAGATGAGAAAAAATAATTTACGTCATTTACCTGTTATTAATATGACTTCCCAAGTTGTTGGAATTATTCACGCTAACAAAGCTCTGTACGCAGAACTTGGAAACGTCACTAATCAAATTGATCAAATGACATTTGATGAATATGACTCTTCATCCCTAGTAAAAATTAAAAAACAACAAATTGATATTGCAGACCGTTTATTAGATGAAAATACTTCTTCGTTAGATATTTGTTATTTATTGAGTTTTTTGAATAACGTTATTTTTAGAAGATCTATTAGGATCGCCGAGCGAAATGTGAATGCTAAAAATATTATTGAACATATACCGGATTACACTGTTTTAGTTATGGGTTCAGGAGGTAGAATGGAGAGTTTTTTATCTCCCGATCAAGATAATGGAATTATTTATGAAAAAAGTGAAAAAGAAGATCCAAAAAAAGTAGATTTATATTTTGAAGAACTCGCAAAACATTTTACAAAATCATTAGATGATGCAGGCATTCCCTTTTGCAAAGGTAATTTAATGGCAACAAATCCAATGTGGAGAAAAAGCTTACCGGAATGGAAAAATCAAGTTCAAAGCTGGGTTGAAAATTTAAGTGAACAAAATTTAATATATGTAGATATGCTTTATGATTTTAGGTCTGTTTTTGGAAAACCAGAACTTGCTGATGAGTTGCGAGCTTTTATTTTTGATAAGTTAATTAATAAAAAGGTTTTAAAATTTTTGTTTAAAAATGAAGAAAATAGGCAAGCGGGATTAACTTTTTTTAATAATTTTATTTTAGAAAAAAAAGATCCAGAAAATAAAGGGTTATTGGATTTAAAAGGAGCAGGCACATTACCTTTAGTTGAAACAGTTAGGATCTATTCTATTAAAAATAGGGTCAATAGAGCTAATACTCTTGCTAGAATAGAAGAATTAAATCAACTCAAAGTCTTTGATGATCATGAAAGAGATTTTATAGAAAGTGGTCATCGTTTTTTAACCTATATCTTATTAAAAAATCAGGTTTCTCTTGCTAAACAAGGCTTACCAATAAAAAATTTTATTAATCCTAAAAATTTACTTTTAAGAGAAAAAGAACTTTTAAAAATATATTTAAAAAAAATAAATGAACTAAAAACCATAGCAAAGGCTGATATCAGTGAAGAATATCTTTAATCGAATACGATCATTTTTGGAAAATAGAAAAGCTTTGCAAGAGCAGACTATTGACCAGACTATTTTTACAGTCTTGGATACAGAAACAACTGGACTAAATGTAAATGAGGGTCATAAAATTGTATCGGTTGGAGCAATTAAAATTAATAATTACCAGTTGTCAGAGGAGCAAACTTTAGATGAATTAGTGAACCCTGAAAGGGATATTCCATTTGCTTCAAGAAATATTCATTACATCACAGAAGATAAAGTAAAAGACAAACCTAATATTTACCAAATAGAAAAAAAAATTAATGATTTTATTAAAAATACTATTTTAGTTGGGCATAATATTGATTTTGATATTGGTTTTATAAAAAAAAATGCTGCCAAGTCTCCCTTGGCTATTACCATAAAGAAAATTGCAAATATTGATACAATACTTCTAACTGCTGGTCTTTATCCGAGTCTTGAAAGTTATGAATTATCTTTTTTATGCAATCATTTTAGAATTAAAACATTTGATCAAGTTAGGCATAGTGCATTAGGAGATGCAATTATCACAGCAAGATTATTTTTATTTTTATTAAATACTGCAAAAAATAGAAATAATATTCATAGTATTGGTGGTTTAATTAATTTGTGTAAGCAAGGAAGACAAATTCATTATCTAATGAAAGATTTTAATAAAATTCACTAAAAATAAGTTTTTTAAAATTTAATTATTTTTTTTAATTTTACTTATAATTGATTTTGTACTTTCGGCACCCTGAATAACGATCTGATCATTCAATGCGATAACAGGAACTCCCGAAATCCCTAAAGAATATGCGTTCTGATTTTTTTTTAAAATATCATCTATATTTTTTTTACTTTTAAAAGCTTTTTCAATTATTTGTTTATTTAGGCCATTTTTAATGCCAATCGACATTAGATTTTCTATATTTCCAATGTCACAACCATCAATAAAATAATTTCTAAAAATATTTTCAACAATAAACTTTTGCTCTTTTAAGTCCTTTGAAAGATCAATTAATATATGTGAAAGAACTGTACTAGGTGTAATTTTTATTTTTTTTAAATTAAAATTTAAACCCTCTAGAGTAGCCTGTTCGGTCATATTATCATACATTGGTTGAGCATTATCTTTGCTACCAAATTTTTTTTCTAAGTAATCAGATCTTTTCATGCCTGATAAAGGCATATTAGGATTTAGTAAAAAGGGGGCATAATGAACTTCGAATTTTTTATCTTTAAACTCTGCTAAAGCTTTAAATAATCTATTATGACCAATGTAGCACCAGCCACAAATTGTGTCTAAGAAGATCGTAATTTTCATGTTATCAATTTATAATATAAAAATTTACAAACTAGACACATTAAATATTAAATGAAAAATATTGGTTGGAATTTTGATAATAGCTACACGTTATTGCCAAAGCAGTTGATTTCAAAAGTTTTACCAACTACAGTAAAAAATCCAAATATTATCATTATTAATCATTCTCTTGCTCAGCAACTTGGATTAAATTTTTCTTCATTAAATAATAATCAATTAGCAAGATTATTTACAGGAAATGATATTCCAGAAGGGTCAGATCCTTTAGCTCAAGCTTACGCCGGTCATCAGTTTGGACATTTAGTTATTTTGGGTGATGGACGAGCAATTGTATTAGGTGAACATATTACTCCAACGAAGCAAAGATACGATATTCAATTTAAAGGTTCAGGAAGAACGCCTTATTCAAGAGGCGGAGATGGCAAAGCAGCTCTTGGCCCGATGTTACGCGAATATATTATTAGTGAGGCCATGTATCATTTAAATATCAAAACAACCCGAAGTCTTGCCGTTGCAACCACTGGTGAGAATGTGATGAGAGAAACAGTTTTGCCAGGTGCAATTTTAACAAGAGTTGCAGAGAGTCACATTCGTGTTGGTACTTTTGAATATGTTGCAATTAAACGAGATATTCCAACTCTTAAAAAACTTTTACAGTATTCAATAGAACGTCATTATCCTGAAATAAAAGATTTAGATAAACAGGCTCCAGAATTTTTAAAATTAGTCTTAGAAAAACAAATAGATTTAATTACAGATTGGATGCGAGTTGGTTTTATTCATGGTGTCATGAATACTGATAACATGGCAATTTCTGGCGAAAGCATCGATTTTGGACCGTGTGCATTTATGGATTATTATAATCCTAAAACTGTTTTTAGTTCTATCGATCATCATGGTCGATATGCATTTGGCAATCAGCCCTCTATTGCACAATGGAATTTAGCTCGACTTGCCGATGCTATACTTCCTCTTCTTGATGAAGATCAAAATAAAGCAATAGATGTGGGTGAAGAAATTATTCACTCGTTTAAAGAAAAATATGAAAAAAAATTTCATAAAATGATGAAGAAGAAATTAGGATTAATTACAGATGAAGCTGATGATGTAATTTTAATACAAGAATTATTAGATACTATGGAAAAAAATAATTTAGATTATACAAATACTTTTAGAGATTTAATGAATGATAAAATTAATAATGAAGCTTTGAAAAATTTTCATGCTAAATGGAAAATTAGAATTGATAAACAAAATAGAAGTCATGAAGAGGTTTTAACTTTGATGAGAAATGTTAATCCTGTTGTTATTCCAAGAAATCATAAAGTAGAGGAAAGTTTAAAAGAAGCGCATAAAGGAAATTTAGTATCTTTAAATAATCTTCTAAATGCTCTCAAGGATCCATATACAGAGCGAAGTGACTTAACATTATATCAACAGCCTGCTCATGAAACAGATAAGAAATATAAAACTTTCTGCGGGACTTAAATTTATTTTTTAAATTGCTTTACTAAGTAAGGTGTAAGATTTTTAGCTATTACCTTAACCCCATCTCGATTTGGATGTTTGCCATCCTCTAGGTTTAATTTTGGATTTAACGCAACATCCTGAAGCAAAAAAGGCATTAGAATTAAATTATGTTCTTTTGCTAAAGAGGGATAAATATTATCAAATTTTTCTTTATAATTTTTGCCATAACTTTCTGGCGCAATAAAACCCGCAAGGATAATGGGGATATTTTTAGCTTTAATTTTTAAGATGATTTGATTTAAATTTCCTTTGATTTCATTAGGGTCAATTCCGCGTAACATATCATTGGCACCAAGTCCTAGAATTACAAGATTAGCTTTTTCCTCCAATGTCCAGCCAATACGATTAAGCCCACCTTTAGTAGTATCGCCGCTGACACTTCCATTTATAATTTCGCTTTCAATATTTAAATTTTTTAACTCAAATTTTAGCGCCTCTGATAAATGATCAGGTTTAGTTAGCCCATAACCTGCCATCAAACTATCTCCAAATAGTATAATTCGCGTTCTTGCAAAAGCCTCAGATTTAAATATGAAGATGAGATAAAAAATTATAATAAAAATTTTTTTCATGAAAAGTTTATTAGAGTTACAAGATATTTATTTAAATTACAAAACAGAAAATAGTTTAGTTGAAGTCATTAAAGGGGTTAATTTAAAAATAAATAGTGGCGAAAATGTTGCGGTAGTTGGAAAAAGTGGATCTGGAAAAACAAGTCTGATTATGTTGATTGCAGGACTTGAAAAGGCAACCTCTGGAAAAATAATTTTTGAAGATCAAGATATTAGTACTTATTCAGAAGATGAGTTAGCAGATTTAAGAAAAAGAAAAATTGGTATTGTATTTCAATCCTTTTATTTGATCCCAAATTACACTGCCTTGGAGAATGTCTCTTTAGTGCTTGAGATTAATAAAATTGAAAATGCTCAAAAAAAATCATCAGAGTTACTGGAGCAATTTGGTTTAAAAGATCGATTAAATCACTTTCCAAGTCAACTTTCAGGAGGAGAGCAGCAGAGAGTTGCGATAGCACGCTCTATTATTTTAAGTCCAAAACTTATTTTAGCTGATGAGCCGAGTGGCAATTTAGATAGTGAAAATTCTAAACTTATTATCAATTTATTGTTTAAATATAGTAAACGAAATAATTCTAGCCTTATCTTAGTTACCCACGATCAATCCATAGCTAAGGAATGCGATAAAATTATTGAAATCAAAGATGGAAAAATTATTTAATTTTCAAGATTTTAAATATGCAATTCGAGATTTAACTAGAAGTTATAAAAAAATCTCAACAATCATTTTTACTATTTTCATAAGTCTTTTTGTTTTAAGTGTTATTTTAAGTTTAGAGTATTCTTTAAAAAAAGAATTAAATGCTAATGCAAAAATATTACTGGGCGGAGATTTTGAAATTAATACAAGAAATGAAAAAGTTGATGATCAATATTTAAAAAAAATTGAAAAATTTGGAACAATTTCCTCAACTGTTGAATTTAGTACAATGCTTGCCAATTCAACAAAGTCAGATGCTAAAACTTTTTTTATTCGTTTAAAAGCAATTGATCAAAAGTATCCACTTTATGGAAGTGTTCAATCTTTCCCAGACAATGCACTGACGTTATTACAAACGACTAAAAATAGTATTGTTGTTAACAAAAAGATTTTCGAGACTTTAAAATTAAAAGTTAATGATACCGTTTTTATAAAACAAACAGCTTTTAAGGTCGTAGGCTATGTAGAAAGCGTTCCTGACTTAGGAAGAGCATTATTATTTGGTGATTTTGCGGTGGTTAGCAACAATTCATTTTTAAATTTAAATATTAATACCTTAGGTAGCTTTATAAACTATGAATACCGAGTAAAATTAAACAATGATAATATTAATTTTAAACAAGAATTAGAAAATCTTACAAAAAATTATCCATCATACAGCGTTCGATATCCAGAAAATTCTTCTAATAATTTAAAAAAATTAATTGATAATTTTTCTCAATTTTTATCGCTAGTCTCTATCAGTGCAATGTTGATTGCAGGAATAGGGATCGCAAATACATTAATCTCTTTTATCAATCAAAAAAATATAAGTATTGCGATTATGAAGTCTCTTGGTTTTACCACCGCTACAATAAAAAAAATATTTTATTTTGAAATATTTATTTTATTAACCATAATCAGTTTATTAGCCTATTTTTTTGCTGTTCTGAGCGTGCCATTGGTTAATGTTTATCTTGTTAAAACCTTAGGGATTGTCGTTCAAAGCGAATTTATACTTAAAAATTTTATTAAAGTATTTTTAAGCGGCTTTTTAGTAGTAAGTATTTTTTGTTTACCTACCATATCAGCCATTCAACAAATTAAGCCAACAAGCCTTTTTAGAAATGTATTTCAACCTTGCGAATTTTATTTTACTAAGAAAAATATTTCTTTAATTATATTAGCAATTATTTCTCTCATCTTACTTTTCGCTTTTGATAGTAAAAAACCCTTTTATACAGTTATGTACTTTTTAGTTTTTTTTATTATTTGCCTTACTTTATACGGACTATCAAAGTTAATAATTTTTTACTTAAGAAAGATAAATCTTATTAAATTTTTACCTCTCCGTTTGGCAGTTAAAAATATTACCAATCCTAAAACAATATTCCCAATTACAGTTTTATCGTTAGGGTTAGGAGTTACTTTGTTATTATCTCTAACTTTAATTGGATATAATTTTAAGAAGGAAGTCCAAAAATCAATTCCTGAAATAGCACCAGATTATTTTTTTGTTAGCATTCAAAACTCAGAAAAAGATGAATTTGTAAAATATTTAAAAAATAATGATAAAAATTCAGTAATTGAGACAATGCCTATTGTTTCTGCTTCCTTAATAAAAATAAATAACAAAGATCCACTAACTTATATTAAGCAGAACAACGACTCTTTTTGGGTTCTTGAAAGAGATCGAAGAATATCTTGGTCTAAAACTGCTCCAAAAGATAATCCAATTTTAGAAGGTAACTGGTTTGATGAAAATAGTAAGAGTTTGCAAATTTCTTTAGATGCAAAAGTTGCAAAAGATTTGAACATTAAAATAAATGACAGTTTAACTTTAAAAATTTACGGAAGGGAAATTGAGGGTAAAGTTATAAATCTTAGAAAGGTTGATTATCGTGATTTATCAATCAATTTTGTCATGCTAATTAATCCAAGTTTTGCACAAAATATTCCACATGAATATATAGCAACCGCTAAATTTAAAAATTTACCAGATTTCAAAGAAGGAGCTTTTTTACAAAAATTTAAAAATATCTCCACAATTAAAGTCTCAAATTATCTTGGTAAAGTTACAGAAATTATAAATAAAATATTTATTGCTGTAATCATTATATCTTCAATTGCAGTCATCATTGGATTAATGGTAATTTCCTCCGCAGTGATTGTACAAGCAAGATTAAGTGTTTATCAAAATTTAATTTTTAAAATTCTTGGAATCAATTCAAAAAATTTAATGCTTGCTAGTATTATAGAATTTTTAATTACATTTTTATCAATTATTTTTATTGCCGCTTTTTTTTCAGTGTTTGTTTCTTATTTTGTTATTGAAACCATTTTTAGACTAAGTTGGAGTTTAGAAATTATCAATTCATCGGTGGTATTATTATTTATTGGGATCATCACAATTATTTTAATATTGATTAATAATTATAAATTTTTAAGTCCCAAAGTGTATCCGTTAGTGCGTAATGAGTAATTTTACTCGTAACTTTTAATATAATTTAATAATCTCAATTATTAATGAAAGACATTGCAATTATTGGCACAGGATTTTCAGCTGCTACCATTGGATATTTTTTAAAGAACGATTTAGATTTTTATGAAAAGTCCAGAGGTGTAGGCGGTCGCTGTTCCACTCGAAGAGTTGATAATGTTGGCCTATTTGATCATGGACTTCAATATATCAAGAGTGAAAATAATGAATTTAAAAAGTTCTTAGGTGACCACACTGTTTGGCAAGGAAATTTTAAAATATTTCAAAACGATCAGCTCAAAGATGATTTAAATAAAGAAAGAATAATTAATGAAAATGGGAATAATTTATTAGTTAAAAATTTATTTAAAGATAAAAAAGTTTTTGTAAATAAAGAGTTAAAAAGTCTTGAAAAAAAAAATGATTTTTTTTTATTAAATTTTAAAGATAATACTCAAGAAAATTATAAAACTGTAATCATCACAGCCCCTTATCAGCAGGCCTATAATTTAACAAAAAAGTTTACTGATAATTATTTTTTAAAACTTAATTATAATATGCAACCTAACTTAACATTGATGGTAGCATTTAATAAAAGTTTGAACCTTAATTTAAGTGCAATTAGTTTCGAAAATGACGATGTTTTAGGATTTGCGGCTAATGAAAATACAAAGAAGAAGAGTTTGATCAATAAGGATTTAGAATTATGGACAATTCAATCATCCTTAAAATATGCAATTAAAAATATTTATGAGTATCGAAATAACAAGCCAAGTTTAATTGATGAGATGTTAAGGAGTTTTTCTGTGAAATTAAAAATAGATATTAAAAAAGATAATATTCACTATTCAGACATTCATGGCTGGCTTTATGCCTACAGTATCAATTTGGATACCGCTAAGTGTTATTGGGATAAGGATTTAAGACTTGGAATTTGTGGTGATTGGTTTTCAGGAGGAAATGCAGAAAGCGCTTTTATTAATGCAAAACACCTTGTAAATTTAATTTAAATTATTTTTGATTTTTAATTTCCTGAACTTCTTTTTTTAATTTATCAATTTGCGTCATTAAATCGTCAATGTTTTTGTCATCATTAGCAGCAGGTGGTGCGGAGTTTTTATTATCGGTTTTTTGTCCAAAGTTAAAAAAATTAAAATCAGTAAAATTTGGAAAACTTTTTGTAAAAAAATTACTAGTATTTGCTGCATTCATTGTATTTGTTAAAAAATCAAACATCATGTTACTTTTTTTATTTTCATTAAATAAAATGATTTGTTTTAGGATATGAGCTGGAATTAGATTAATTCCTGCGTTTTCTTTTTCTAAAATTATTTGTGTCAAAATAGTCGATGTAATATCATTTTGCGTATCAACATCTGTAACTTTAAAATCTAATTCTTTTTTAATCAAAGTCACAATATCATCTAATGTAATATAAGCGCTTGTCTCGGTATTATATAATCTTCGGTTTGAATATTTTTTAATTTCAATCATGACTGTTTTACGTATTGACCAGGTGCTTCATATAGCACTTCAAAGTTTTTTGCATTAAGTTCAGAGGACTTTTTTAATTGACCAGAATTAACTGCAAGCCATGAAACCCAAACTGGCCACCAGGAACCATCTACCTTGTTAGCGCTATTGAACCATTCGTCTTGCGTTTTCCCTTTTTCAAATTTTTTTGTGTAAAAATGAAGTTTGCCTGGCTTATTTTCTGTTCCTTGAATAATACCAGCGATATGACCTGAATTTGCTAGTACAAAATTAATATGTGAATTGTAGGCATTAAGACCTTGATAAACCGATCGCCAAGGAGCGATATGGTCTTCAGTTGTTGCAACGGAGAAGATTGGCGTATCTATTTTAGATAAATCAATTTCTACATCCCCAATCTTATATTTATTTTTCACAACTAAATTATTTAAATACATGCAGCGTAAATATTCTGAGTGCATTTTTTCAGGAAGACGAGTGGAGTCTGAGTTCCAATGCAACATGTCGAATGCGGTTGGCTCATTGCCAAGTAAGTAGTTATTTACAACGTAATTCCAATATAAATCTACCGGCCTTAAAAAGTTAAAAGCTGCAGCCATATCTTTGCCATCGAAGTAACCAGTTTTTTTCATCTGATTTTCAATACTTGCTATCTGTTCCTCTGTAATAAATATTCCAAGTTCACCCGGATCTTCAAAGTCAATTAAACTTGCAAAGTATGTTGCGCTCGTAATTTTATATTTATTTGGGACAACTTTTAGATAGGCAAGAGCTAAAGAAGCAAGAGTTCCACCAACACAGTAGGAAGCAATGTTTGCACTATTAGAGCCTGTTTTTTCACAAACAACTCTTAATGCCTCTAATACTCCATCTTCAATATATTCTTTAAAAGAAATATTTCTTGAACTTGCGTCAGGATTTTTCCAAGAGATTAAAAAAGTATTAAATTTTTTATCAACTAAATATTTCATCATGGATTTTTTTTCGTTCAAATCCATTATGTAGTACTTATTAATAAATGGAGGAATAACGAGCATAGGTTTTGCATATTGTTGGTCGGTAGCATAATCATATTGAATTAGTTCAAAAAGATTATTTTTGAAAATAACTTTACCTTTTGTTGTCGCTAAATTTTTACCAATTTCAAATTCACCTGCTTTGGATTGCTGAATAAAAAGTTTGTTTGGATGCTTTTCAAAATCTTTTTTATAATTTTCATAGCCCTTAGCTAAATTATTTCCTTTTTCATCCACCGTTTTTTTCAACACTTCAGGATTAGTAAATGCAAAGTTAGAAGGCGATAAAGCGCTATTTAGTTGTTTTAAATAAAATTGCATGATGCGTTTATCTTTTGGATTTTTAAACTCAATATTTTCAATCAAGTTGTTCATGAAATTTGCGCTTATTAAGTAAAACTGTTTTATAAAATCAAAAAAAAGATTAGTCTTCCATTCTTCATTTGAAAATCTTCTGTCAGATTTTTCTTCAAAGATCACCGGATTTGCCATTCCACCTGAGGCACGAGTTACAAAATAAAAATTTAAATTAGCAATTTGTGAAACCCATTTATTAAGACTGTCAAAATATACATTTGGATTCTGTTGGATTTCAGTTGAGAAATTTTTAAATGACTCCATCATTTTATTCATCGTCGGAGCAATCAAATTAGATAAATCACTCATGGTGAAATTATTGCTACTTTGATTGTTAAAGGGAAATGTTGGAAAATTATTTTGACTAGAACCTAAATTTTTAAATGAATCTACATATTGATTGTAAATCTTTAGATTGTTTTCAAAGACACTGCTTAAATCTTCAAAGTTAATCTTATCTGGTCCTTTATCTTTCTCTTTTTTTGTCATTTTATGATTTTGATAATAGCTTAATAATTATCGTAAGAGTAATAACCTATATGTGCTAGCGCAATATTTATATATTGCGATTGCAAAAGAAAAAAATCAATAAAAACAGTAATTTAACATAATTATTCATTTTTACACTTGAATTATATTGCACTGCAACATAAATATAACTCATTAAATAATTAAAGGAGTAAACTATGATGACAAATATAAACAATCCTTTTGAATTCTTTGATTTTCAAAAGATGTTATCTGCTCTTAAAATGCCAACAGTAGATGGTAATTCTGAGAGTTTAATCAATGCTCAAAAGAAAACTTTAGAAACTTTTGCTAACGCATCTAAAGTATTATTTGAAGGCTACAATGCACTTGCTAAAAAGCAAATAGAAGTACTAAACAAAGCTATTTCTAGTGCAAAAGACGCAACATCTGAATTAGCTAAGGGAAATCCTCAGCAATCAGCTGGTAAGTCAATTGAATTGATCCAAGAATCAATCGTTGAAGCTCAAAATATTGCTAATGATTTCTCTAAAATTGCAGAAAAAACTGCAAAAGAATCTTTCGAAATTCTTAACAAAAGACTTTTAGAAGGTTTAACAGAAATCAAAAAAGTAATTGAAGAAGAAGGTAAAAAAGCTTCTGTTAAAAACTAATTAGTTTTTAACTCAGAAAATTAGAGAGTATTTGGCTAAATCTCCCCTTATTTTTAGCCAAATCTCTCTAAATTAAATCAAAATC
This window harbors:
- a CDS encoding PHA/PHB synthase family protein gives rise to the protein MTKKEKDKGPDKINFEDLSSVFENNLKIYNQYVDSFKNLGSSQNNFPTFPFNNQSSNNFTMSDLSNLIAPTMNKMMESFKNFSTEIQQNPNVYFDSLNKWVSQIANLNFYFVTRASGGMANPVIFEEKSDRRFSNEEWKTNLFFDFIKQFYLISANFMNNLIENIEFKNPKDKRIMQFYLKQLNSALSPSNFAFTNPEVLKKTVDEKGNNLAKGYENYKKDFEKHPNKLFIQQSKAGEFEIGKNLATTKGKVIFKNNLFELIQYDYATDQQYAKPMLVIPPFINKYYIMDLNEKKSMMKYLVDKKFNTFLISWKNPDASSRNISFKEYIEDGVLEALRVVCEKTGSNSANIASYCVGGTLASLALAYLKVVPNKYKITSATYFASLIDFEDPGELGIFITEEQIASIENQMKKTGYFDGKDMAAAFNFLRPVDLYWNYVVNNYLLGNEPTAFDMLHWNSDSTRLPEKMHSEYLRCMYLNNLVVKNKYKIGDVEIDLSKIDTPIFSVATTEDHIAPWRSVYQGLNAYNSHINFVLANSGHIAGIIQGTENKPGKLHFYTKKFEKGKTQDEWFNSANKVDGSWWPVWVSWLAVNSGQLKKSSELNAKNFEVLYEAPGQYVKQS
- a CDS encoding phasin family protein codes for the protein MMTNINNPFEFFDFQKMLSALKMPTVDGNSESLINAQKKTLETFANASKVLFEGYNALAKKQIEVLNKAISSAKDATSELAKGNPQQSAGKSIELIQESIVEAQNIANDFSKIAEKTAKESFEILNKRLLEGLTEIKKVIEEEGKKASVKN